In Sphingobacteriaceae bacterium, the following proteins share a genomic window:
- a CDS encoding general stress protein CsbD → MNSNELKLKGNWNELKGKIKQKYANLTEDDLKYEEGKDDELLGRLQQKIGKTKEEVISWIQSL, encoded by the coding sequence ATGAACAGCAACGAACTAAAATTAAAAGGCAACTGGAACGAGCTTAAAGGCAAGATCAAACAAAAATATGCCAATCTGACCGAAGACGATCTAAAGTATGAAGAAGGAAAGGATGATGAACTACTCGGACGTCTCCAGCAGAAAATCGGGAAAACAAAAGAAGAAGTTATTAGCTGGATTCAAAGCTTATAA